The sequence ACTATTGTAGGCTGCATAGGTTCAGTCGTATAGCGGCTAACTTGGCAACCGACGAGATTTTATGATTCGAGGACACTTTTCTCAGGAATAAAGGAATTGTGTTTGCCCTCAGTCTTTTGCCCCTGGCACCGTATTTAGTATCACAAGTTCGGGAGGAATGTTATGACGGTTCTTGAACATAAAGTGCCCGCACCTCCTGAGCAAATAATGATGGTGCAGAGTGCGCCACGAGCTTACAACGTGTTGAAAGCGGCTATGGAGCTCAATGTGTTTGAGACTATGGAGCATGCGCCGCGATCAGCTGAAGAGATTTCCCGTGAGTTGCATTTGGATAAACGTGGCACTGAATGTTTGCTGAACGCTCTAGTGGGGCTGAAATTTTTGGCTCACGCTGAAAATGACAAATTCGAATTGATTGAAGTGTCTCGAACGTATTTACTGCAATCGAGCGATTTGTACATGGGTCTCTATCTCAAACACGCTGAGCAACTCGATAAGGGCTGGTCTCAGCTTGGTCAAGCGATTCGCAGTGGAAAGCCTGTAAAAGAGGTAAATACGCAGCAAACAGCAGAGGAATTTTTCCCCGCTCTTGCCGAGGGTATCTTTCCAATGAGCTATGCTACCGCCCAGATTGTTGCTCGGGATCTGAGCGACGTCAATCACGGCAAGGCACGCATTCTTGATATAGCTGCCGGCAGTGCGGTTTGGAGCATACCCTTTGCGGAAGCGAATCCCAGTGCGACTGTAGATGCTTTAGATTTTCCCGCTGTTTTGGAAGTGGCGAAAAAGATCACGACGAAACGTGGGCTTGTCGATCGCTTCAATTTCATTGCAGGCGATTGGCGAAAACTCGACTGGAAGTCACATCAGTACGACATCATTATTCTCGGTCACATTTTGCATTCTGAAGGACGAGAGGCGAGCATACAGTTGCTCAAGAATTGTGCGGATTCTTTGCGCCCCGACGGAGTTGTCGTAGTTGCGGAATTTTTGTGCAATCGTGAGCGCAGCGGTCCTCCAGCGGCGTTGATTTTCGAATTGAATATGTTCCTGCATACAACCGAAGGGTGCGTATTTTCTGTTGATGAATTGAAGAAAATCATGCACGATTGCGGTTTTAAACATGTGGACTATTCGGCGGACATCGGCGAGCAACCAGTTTTGGTCGGCTCGAAATAGATCACTTGCAAGACCCGCGTTTAAATCCCGGGAAGTTCTGATCACTCACGCTCCTGTCTTCGCACCACTTATAGTGGCGCGGCGAAGCATAGGCCGACGTTGCAGTATTGCAGACCTAGTCTTGTGCACCGCTCGCGAAGTCTGGACCGTTGTCTGACATATTCCAGCGCAATAATTCACGGCGCCATTCAAGATCGGCCTGCGCTTCCTTGATCAAGCTCGCCAGCCCTTGAAAGTCAGCGAACGACAGATCGATCGCCATACCCAGATCGAATGTCAGTTTGACTCGCTCGCAGTTCGGTGTGCATGCCATGCACACGATGTGCTCAGGTCCACAAACTTCGAAAACCTGATTTTCGTCACACTGCATTGGATCTTTCTGCCAGTTGAGATAGTCGAGAAATTCATCGACTTCCAGGCTCTGTTGAATCAGCAGAACAAGCGCCTGATACTGCACATTGTTCAAGTATATGGTCACTTCTTGCCGACGGAAATCTAGTGCGAACTCACCGTTTTCTTTGTCGAGATATAGATCTGCAAATGCGTTCGCAAAACTAATCTGGTAGGCCGTGCTTGTTTTCATTTACCAGTGTCCCCTCAGGACCTCCGTGCCGGACAGTTTTAACCTTTGAGCCATCTTGCAACGTCGCGTGCATGATATGTGATGATCAAGTCAGCTCCTGCGCGCGCGATGCCAGTCAGGGACTCGAGTACAACTTTTCTCTCATCGATCCAGCCGTTAGCTGCGGCGGCTTTGACCATTGAGTACTCACCAGAAACATTATAGGCCGCGATCGGCAGTTTGGTCATTTCTCGGGCTTTGGAGATGATGTCGAGATAAGGAAGCGCTGGTTTTACCATGACAATGTCGGCGCCTTCTTGAATATCTAATTCGATTTCTCTGAGCGCCTCGCGACCGTTGGCTGGGTCCATCTGGTACGACATGCGGTCGCCGAATTGTGGCGCCGATTCAGCTGCTTCGCGGAATGGACTGTAAAGTGCCGACGCAAATTTGGCGCTGTAGGCCATGATTGGTGTGTGCTCGAAGCCGGCTTCGTCAAGCGCATTTCGAATCGCTGCTATTCGTCCATCCATCATGTCTGATGGGGCGATCACATCTGCTCCCGCTTCCGCTTGAGCGACCGCAGACTTCGCCAGAATTTGCAACGAAGGGTCGTTAAGTATGCGACCGTCAGCGACAGTGCCGCAGTGACCGTGATCCATGTACTCGCATAAGCAAGTATCAGCAACTACAACAATCTCAGGGAAGCGTTTTTTGATTTCGCGAATCGCCTTGTTGACTATGCCGTCGCGTTTCCAGGCTCCAGATGCTTCGCTGTCTTTCTTGTCTGGAATGCCAAAGAGTAAAATCGACGTGATTCCGGCGTTCGCGGCCAGTTCGATTTCATTCAGTGTTTCGTCGATGCTCTGTTGATAGATGCCAGGCATAGAGCTGATCGGCAGTTTTTTCTTTGTGCCTTCGACGATAAAAAATGGATAGATCAGTTTTTCAAGATGCAGATGAGTTTCTCTTACCATCAAGCGAGTAGCAGGAGTGGCGCGTAATCT is a genomic window of Candidatus Melainabacteria bacterium containing:
- the hemB gene encoding porphobilinogen synthase, with amino-acid sequence MRMRRLRATPATRLMVRETHLHLEKLIYPFFIVEGTKKKLPISSMPGIYQQSIDETLNEIELAANAGITSILLFGIPDKKDSEASGAWKRDGIVNKAIREIKKRFPEIVVVADTCLCEYMDHGHCGTVADGRILNDPSLQILAKSAVAQAEAGADVIAPSDMMDGRIAAIRNALDEAGFEHTPIMAYSAKFASALYSPFREAAESAPQFGDRMSYQMDPANGREALREIELDIQEGADIVMVKPALPYLDIISKAREMTKLPIAAYNVSGEYSMVKAAAANGWIDERKVVLESLTGIARAGADLIITYHARDVARWLKG
- a CDS encoding methyltransferase domain-containing protein, encoding MTVLEHKVPAPPEQIMMVQSAPRAYNVLKAAMELNVFETMEHAPRSAEEISRELHLDKRGTECLLNALVGLKFLAHAENDKFELIEVSRTYLLQSSDLYMGLYLKHAEQLDKGWSQLGQAIRSGKPVKEVNTQQTAEEFFPALAEGIFPMSYATAQIVARDLSDVNHGKARILDIAAGSAVWSIPFAEANPSATVDALDFPAVLEVAKKITTKRGLVDRFNFIAGDWRKLDWKSHQYDIIILGHILHSEGREASIQLLKNCADSLRPDGVVVVAEFLCNRERSGPPAALIFELNMFLHTTEGCVFSVDELKKIMHDCGFKHVDYSADIGEQPVLVGSK